The nucleotide sequence CGCCCACACCGAGCGCCATCCGGCCGTTGACCATCGTCCGCGGGTCGTCCCGGACCAGATCGACCTCGATCCCGACGACCGCGAGTTGCCGCTGCACCAACTTCGCCGCGGCGGCCATCCGGGGGTCCAGACTCGAATAGGTCAGGGCCAGACGGAGGATCCGTCCACCCTTGCTCATGTACAGCGACTCCCGGTGATAGCCGGCACCGGCCAGGTCGGCGAGTGCGGCCGAGGTTCCTGCCGTCGGGCCGGGGATACCTGCACCGAGGGTCACCAGGGAGTTCGCCGCCGCTCCCCCGCCGGTGTTGCCGCCGTCGAGCACGACGCGCAGGGCCTGGGTGTCGATCGCTGCTGCGACTGCCCGCCGCACCTGCAGGTCGGCCGTCGCTCCGGTGACGGTGTTGAGCACGAGCTGGACCGTGCCCGGAAGCGGCACCACCACTCTGCGGCTCGCCGGTACCTGCTCGCCCAGGGTCTGCTGGTCGGCCGCGTTCGGCTGCAGCAACACCGCCTGCAGGTCCCCCCGGTGCAGCGCGGCGATCAGCGCGGCGGACGTCCCGATCCGCACGACTGCGGTCCCGGGACCGGGCTGCGTCCCCCAGTACTTGTCGTTGCGGACCAGGGTGATCTCGCCGGTCACCGCGTCGTAGCCCAGCATCTTGTAGCGATTGGCCGACACCGGGAGGCCGGCGGCCAGCCCCTCGGTCCATCCGCCCGGGGAATCCTTCAGGATGTGGGAGGGCAGCAGCGGTGAGAACAGCGTCTTCCAGTCGGCCACGACCTGGGCGAACGTCACCTGGACCGTCTTCCCCGCGTCCTTGCTGACGATGCCGGTGATCAGTCGGTAGCCCGCCGGGTCGACGGTTCCCGGCTGGACCAGCATCTGGTCCCGCAGGTAGCTGAAGTCCTCGGCCGTGATGGGGGTTCCGTCGGACCAGGAGGCATTGCGGTCCAGCGTGTAGGTGACGGTGAACGGACCGGTGGAGGTGGGTGTGGTGGTCACGGTGGCCTTGCGGACCACGTCGGTGTTCAGCGTGACGGTGCCATCGGCCGCGACGGAGGACACCGACGGGAGCACCAGGCCGGCCACCGCGGAGTCGGCGAGCGAGTAGTCCGAGATCGCGTGCGGATTGAAGCCCTGGACTGCTCCGTCGACACCGATGGTGACGGACGGCGCCACCGCCGGGAAACTGCCTCCCGCCGAACTGGCCGCCGGTGCGATCGGGGCCGGCAGGCCGGGCGGGGTGCAGCCGGCCAGCAGGGTTGTGGCCAGCAGGGCCACCAGGGTTGTCAGCCTGGCGGCCGGCGCGAGCCCGGCGGCGCCTCGATGTCGGTGGAAGAAGGAAGACCGTGGACGGCGAACCTGTCGCCCTCCACGGTCTTTCATGTCCTCACCCTAGGGTGCACGACCCCTGCGTCAGGTGGAGACCTTGTTGCGGCTG is from Nakamurella sp. PAMC28650 and encodes:
- a CDS encoding ABC transporter substrate-binding protein: MKDRGGRQVRRPRSSFFHRHRGAAGLAPAARLTTLVALLATTLLAGCTPPGLPAPIAPAASSAGGSFPAVAPSVTIGVDGAVQGFNPHAISDYSLADSAVAGLVLPSVSSVAADGTVTLNTDVVRKATVTTTPTSTGPFTVTYTLDRNASWSDGTPITAEDFSYLRDQMLVQPGTVDPAGYRLITGIVSKDAGKTVQVTFAQVVADWKTLFSPLLPSHILKDSPGGWTEGLAAGLPVSANRYKMLGYDAVTGEITLVRNDKYWGTQPGPGTAVVRIGTSAALIAALHRGDLQAVLLQPNAADQQTLGEQVPASRRVVVPLPGTVQLVLNTVTGATADLQVRRAVAAAIDTQALRVVLDGGNTGGGAAANSLVTLGAGIPGPTAGTSAALADLAGAGYHRESLYMSKGGRILRLALTYSSLDPRMAAAAKLVQRQLAVVGIEVDLVRDDPRTMVNGRMALGVGDLGLVMVPRGPSDALAAGSAFGCPLTPTAGTPVNRAEPLPRAGNLSGLCLSELETLLARSATGQGTPAIDPVVSAALPVIQISRPSAIFAVSAPLAPIAARSGPGWVFSGPLAGLASWPLH